One genomic region from Maledivibacter sp. encodes:
- a CDS encoding HEPN domain-containing protein, whose protein sequence is MTDSTRYNDWIIKANEDLSSAKILFANEGVNSIITFHCQQAAEKMLKAFLLFKSGEVVSGHSLAYLLRRCEKYDESFDDIKEHTYTLDDYYIETRYPADTPIDITDKETRESIDSANTILDFISNIINNN, encoded by the coding sequence ATGACAGACAGCACAAGGTACAATGACTGGATAATTAAAGCAAATGAAGATCTAAGTAGTGCCAAAATACTTTTTGCTAATGAAGGAGTAAATTCTATTATTACTTTTCATTGTCAGCAAGCAGCTGAAAAGATGCTTAAAGCATTTTTACTTTTTAAGTCAGGAGAAGTTGTTTCTGGGCATTCTTTAGCTTATCTTTTAAGAAGATGTGAAAAATATGATGAGTCTTTTGATGATATAAAAGAGCATACCTATACATTAGATGATTACTATATAGAAACCCGATACCCTGCAGATACTCCAATTGATATAACAGATAAAGAGACGCGGGAAAGTATAGATAGTGCAAATACAATACTAGACTTTATATCAAATATAATCAACAATAACTAA
- a CDS encoding DUF87 domain-containing protein, translating to MINIRSRINQIIVGNTNVKTFLITGFPNRAIPGMLYEFNHGDISKPDKRTGIRASINSMLHIRRADVQFDWKMTKKMDRLQASVESHSTGKLSDAPREEEKAALDAIVNLRNSGAGDAMKSAYVEVFLLVTISCDDKKVFKRKIRALKHNMKNVWGFKYNELKMEQQRALSATWMAGDLELLKDYHGRIMDLDALAAFYPFLDGSLSADIGCYIGHRIKDGTAVSIDFMSSSDNENMLVIGDTGSGKSAFIKALIEGMLAAGMKGYIKDVDGEYLDICEKYGGEWVDYSLASGKFVDPTIIEPSLLNEIDPSRLSESELLKAKKADAARYTEAQTLTRGVVGVLVDEFTTKKRNALEFALLKMWEDAGIDEEEPSTWEIREGVGIRILYEYIKEHAFSDDPKILFKKGSMDLMEDLWTYFEGGQKHMFKYAQSSDWIKDTSLTVFYIASSVDDGLDEKIGTAKLLMIDQMIWQQVKRDRLKKMQFSFGVDDEFQRLIEKPPARKSAYRNFTTARKFNYQQIAGFNDPTILKDNKGIWNNAKYNVLFTLKKDLIEEIATSGNIPREVVNEWLDLPEYGFIFRQKKNNKEAFDILRAELPHKELELIKTRGIS from the coding sequence TTGATAAACATTAGATCAAGGATAAATCAAATTATTGTTGGGAATACAAATGTTAAAACCTTCTTAATAACCGGTTTTCCTAATAGAGCTATTCCAGGTATGCTATATGAATTTAATCATGGAGACATCTCAAAACCTGACAAAAGAACAGGCATAAGAGCAAGTATAAATTCAATGCTCCACATAAGAAGGGCAGATGTACAATTTGACTGGAAAATGACAAAGAAGATGGATAGACTACAGGCCAGCGTAGAATCCCATAGCACCGGTAAGCTATCAGATGCTCCAAGGGAAGAAGAAAAAGCAGCACTTGATGCAATAGTCAATCTTCGAAATTCTGGAGCTGGTGATGCAATGAAAAGTGCCTATGTAGAGGTGTTTTTATTAGTCACCATATCCTGTGACGATAAAAAAGTATTTAAAAGAAAGATAAGGGCTCTAAAACATAATATGAAAAATGTATGGGGCTTTAAATATAATGAACTTAAAATGGAGCAGCAAAGAGCTTTATCAGCTACATGGATGGCAGGAGACTTAGAGCTTCTTAAGGATTATCACGGAAGGATAATGGATCTTGACGCACTAGCAGCCTTTTATCCTTTCCTGGATGGTTCTCTATCGGCTGATATAGGTTGTTATATAGGACATAGAATTAAGGATGGTACAGCAGTATCTATAGATTTTATGTCATCATCTGACAATGAAAATATGCTTGTAATAGGGGATACAGGATCGGGAAAATCAGCCTTTATAAAGGCTCTTATAGAGGGTATGCTTGCAGCTGGAATGAAGGGATATATTAAGGATGTTGATGGTGAATACCTAGATATTTGTGAGAAATATGGTGGGGAATGGGTGGATTATTCCCTTGCCAGCGGAAAGTTTGTTGATCCAACAATAATCGAACCTTCACTACTTAATGAAATAGATCCCTCAAGACTTTCAGAGTCTGAACTATTAAAGGCTAAAAAAGCAGATGCAGCAAGATATACTGAAGCACAAACATTAACAAGGGGTGTTGTAGGTGTTTTAGTTGATGAATTTACTACTAAAAAACGAAATGCATTAGAATTTGCTCTATTAAAAATGTGGGAAGATGCAGGTATAGATGAAGAAGAACCTTCAACATGGGAAATTAGGGAGGGTGTTGGAATTAGAATACTTTATGAATATATAAAAGAGCATGCCTTCTCCGATGATCCTAAGATTTTATTTAAAAAAGGTTCAATGGATCTTATGGAGGACCTTTGGACATATTTTGAAGGTGGACAAAAACATATGTTTAAATATGCACAAAGTTCTGACTGGATTAAGGATACTTCCCTTACAGTATTTTATATTGCATCATCGGTGGATGATGGATTGGATGAAAAAATAGGTACAGCAAAATTACTTATGATAGATCAAATGATTTGGCAGCAAGTAAAAAGAGATAGACTGAAAAAGATGCAGTTCAGTTTTGGTGTAGACGATGAGTTCCAAAGGCTTATTGAAAAACCACCAGCAAGGAAAAGTGCATACAGGAATTTTACAACCGCTAGAAAGTTTAATTATCAGCAAATTGCTGGCTTCAATGATCCAACGATATTAAAAGATAATAAAGGTATATGGAACAATGCTAAATACAACGTATTATTTACACTTAAAAAGGATTTAATAGAAGAGATTGCTACTTCAGGAAACATACCTAGGGAAGTAGTAAATGAGTGGCTTGACTTACCTGAGTATGGCTTTATATTTAGGCAGAAAAAGAATAACAAGGAAGCCTTTGATATTTTAAGGGCAGAACTTCCCCACAAAGAGCTTGAGCTTATTAAGACCAGAGGAATTAGTTAG
- a CDS encoding GGDEF domain-containing protein — MESVLWIFNIILIITMTRFIILSHRLKKENKELKRYKIIKEIMEVSSREKNILKVLKDINTILIKELQMDYSSFFFINQNTKDLVLKETNIADNNLARQLANIKDHKMEFDSSQMDFIEMLKNNSRIAFEDDMYLDYPTAKNRSVKSTYIFPLLSSGEVIAYWLIENCSINKIDEAQIIILADQIANIINSGLYAYLDPLMQIPKRDFLIEYIDDNLNNENYPMTIVYADIDNFSNINNNHGHDIGDEVLKIVSNIFSKNIRHADMVARQGGEEIVFCIPRMNKELVIERIENIRKELESIEIEIEEKIIKVTSSFGLVTYPNDFANEDINPQKLIKKADDLLYVAKKEGKNRVAYI, encoded by the coding sequence ATGGAAAGTGTTTTATGGATTTTCAACATAATATTAATAATAACTATGACTAGATTTATAATCCTAAGTCATAGGCTTAAAAAAGAAAATAAGGAGCTTAAAAGATACAAAATTATTAAAGAAATAATGGAGGTAAGTAGCAGAGAAAAGAATATATTAAAAGTGCTTAAGGATATTAATACTATATTAATTAAGGAGCTGCAGATGGATTATAGCAGCTTCTTTTTTATTAATCAAAATACAAAGGATCTAGTATTAAAAGAAACAAATATAGCAGACAACAATTTGGCCAGACAGCTTGCTAATATAAAAGATCATAAAATGGAGTTCGATAGTAGTCAAATGGATTTTATTGAAATGCTCAAGAATAATTCCCGTATAGCTTTTGAAGATGATATGTATCTTGACTATCCCACTGCAAAGAATCGAAGTGTTAAAAGTACATATATATTCCCCCTTTTATCCTCCGGTGAAGTAATAGCATATTGGTTAATTGAGAACTGCAGCATTAACAAAATAGACGAGGCGCAAATAATAATCCTTGCAGATCAAATAGCAAACATAATAAATAGTGGATTATATGCCTATTTAGATCCACTAATGCAAATCCCTAAAAGAGATTTTCTGATTGAATATATAGATGATAATTTAAACAATGAAAACTATCCCATGACCATTGTTTATGCAGACATAGATAATTTCAGTAATATTAATAATAATCATGGACATGACATTGGAGACGAAGTTCTAAAAATAGTATCTAATATTTTCAGTAAAAACATTAGGCATGCAGATATGGTAGCAAGGCAGGGTGGAGAAGAAATAGTATTTTGTATTCCTAGGATGAATAAGGAGCTGGTTATAGAAAGAATAGAAAATATAAGAAAAGAACTTGAAAGTATTGAAATTGAAATTGAAGAAAAGATTATAAAAGTAACATCCAGCTTTGGCCTTGTAACATATCCAAATGATTTTGCGAATGAAGATATAAATCCACAAAAGCTAATTAAAAAAGCCGACGATCTTTTATATGTTGCAAAAAAAGAAGGTAAAAACAGGGTAGCATACATATAA
- a CDS encoding DNA translocase FtsK, with the protein MAKGTTNSKGNIKLKMTNMKEKLLEKIKQWIINIIIVSIVFIALGLVYLNVEKINSLKALKGYESIAYDFISVGTVMILSSVALLNIKIIFNATVFMAENLLDVIKYVLKFLVEKVNSSKNAETKENCYEIDFAKKNIETIPEKKQEEPLHINKDCPPITLLESNNAKEDINDDGLKKELIWCFQKYDLDYIKIEKVLNGPAITRFIANIGDERISQVTKYEKEIAMTLGVDYITIKPDKDGLCFEIPNKVRRMIYHRDVLMEVLNLPTKTLEIPIGRTAIGEIQTLNIAKCPHILIAGQTGGGKSVCVNTIITSLILKNTPEKMKLILIDPKVVELSNYNGIPHLIFPVITDPKRAAKGLEWAVEEMGKRYKAFAKAGVRDIDRYNEKNNGNCMEKIVIVIDELADLMLLVGEVVEESIQRLGQLARAAGIHLIVATQRPSMDVVTGVIKANLAARIAFAVQDNTNSRIILDQAGAEKLLGNGDGYLFTTEMRNPERFQGSYISDREIDKIIDWWKKRALNYTEGDMESIDISNTKNTDEIYNNYLGVSNKMDDEENMGNITNYSDKDLIVRIYVNEIAYRSDDETLILPSTNVIRGQLGIRKEDLLRILKEMEKEGVIEMTGTGRGSKTYIRISQIEAYEFLKKFNPKALKE; encoded by the coding sequence ATGGCTAAAGGAACTACAAATAGCAAGGGAAATATAAAATTAAAAATGACAAATATGAAGGAGAAGCTACTTGAGAAGATAAAGCAATGGATAATAAACATAATAATAGTTTCTATAGTATTTATAGCTTTAGGATTAGTATATTTAAATGTTGAAAAAATAAATAGCCTTAAGGCTTTAAAGGGCTATGAAAGTATAGCATATGATTTTATATCAGTTGGGACAGTAATGATACTATCTTCAGTGGCTTTGTTAAATATTAAGATTATATTTAATGCCACAGTATTCATGGCTGAAAATTTATTAGATGTAATTAAGTACGTGTTAAAATTTCTTGTTGAAAAAGTTAATTCTTCTAAAAATGCTGAAACTAAAGAGAATTGTTATGAAATTGACTTTGCGAAAAAGAATATCGAAACAATACCAGAGAAGAAGCAAGAAGAACCATTACATATAAATAAGGATTGTCCACCAATTACACTTCTTGAAAGTAATAATGCTAAAGAAGATATAAATGATGATGGACTAAAGAAAGAACTAATATGGTGCTTTCAAAAGTATGATCTTGACTATATAAAAATTGAAAAAGTTCTTAATGGCCCAGCAATAACAAGATTTATTGCTAACATTGGAGATGAAAGAATATCCCAGGTTACAAAGTACGAAAAGGAAATAGCTATGACCTTGGGAGTAGACTATATAACCATAAAGCCTGACAAGGACGGTTTATGCTTTGAGATACCTAACAAGGTGCGTAGAATGATCTATCATAGAGACGTACTTATGGAAGTCTTAAATTTACCTACTAAGACCTTAGAAATTCCTATAGGTAGGACGGCAATAGGTGAAATACAGACTTTGAATATTGCTAAATGCCCTCACATCTTAATTGCTGGACAAACTGGAGGAGGAAAAAGTGTTTGTGTAAATACTATAATCACAAGTCTCATACTAAAAAATACACCGGAGAAGATGAAACTTATTTTAATTGATCCTAAAGTAGTGGAGCTAAGTAACTATAATGGAATACCACATCTCATTTTTCCAGTAATAACTGATCCTAAAAGGGCAGCTAAAGGTTTAGAGTGGGCAGTTGAGGAGATGGGAAAAAGGTATAAAGCCTTTGCTAAGGCTGGAGTTAGAGACATAGATAGATATAACGAAAAAAATAATGGTAATTGTATGGAAAAAATAGTCATTGTGATCGATGAACTTGCTGACCTAATGCTTCTGGTAGGTGAAGTAGTGGAAGAAAGCATTCAAAGACTTGGTCAACTAGCGAGGGCCGCAGGGATACATCTAATAGTTGCAACTCAAAGACCTTCCATGGATGTAGTAACTGGTGTCATTAAGGCTAATCTTGCAGCAAGGATTGCCTTTGCAGTTCAAGATAATACAAATTCAAGAATTATCTTGGACCAAGCAGGGGCAGAGAAACTACTAGGAAATGGTGATGGATATTTGTTCACTACAGAAATGAGAAATCCAGAAAGATTTCAGGGTTCATATATAAGTGACAGGGAGATTGATAAAATAATTGATTGGTGGAAGAAAAGAGCATTAAATTATACAGAAGGAGATATGGAATCAATTGATATTTCAAATACAAAAAACACAGACGAAATTTATAATAACTATTTAGGAGTAAGCAATAAAATGGACGATGAGGAAAATATGGGTAATATTACAAATTATTCTGATAAGGATTTGATAGTAAGGATTTATGTTAATGAAATAGCATATCGATCAGATGATGAAACACTTATCTTGCCTTCAACAAATGTTATAAGAGGACAACTTGGAATTAGAAAAGAAGATTTGCTAAGAATTTTAAAAGAAATGGAGAAAGAAGGTGTTATTGAAATGACAGGAACTGGTCGCGGAAGTAAAACATATATACGGATATCTCAAATCGAAGCTTATGAATTCTTGAAAAAGTTTAATCCAAAAGCTTTAAAAGAATAA
- a CDS encoding HD domain-containing protein — translation MRKFENFLLLKNLGEREKEHSKRVAFYSKKFGCVLGLENSELNRLYALALLHDIGKARIKKSILNKPGALNERERKAIETHSIFGEQYILLIPELKAYSNVVRYHHEKWDGKGYPDGLLENNIPFLSRIISITDVYDALTSERTYRKKVYTKKEALKIIVDGAGTQFDPRLTKLFIENINNVLDPYESMKEATCN, via the coding sequence ATGAGGAAATTTGAAAATTTTTTGTTGCTAAAAAACTTAGGGGAAAGAGAAAAAGAACATTCAAAAAGAGTTGCCTTTTATTCAAAAAAATTTGGTTGTGTATTAGGTTTGGAGAATAGTGAATTAAATAGACTTTATGCTTTAGCATTACTTCATGACATTGGTAAGGCTAGGATAAAGAAATCTATACTTAATAAACCCGGAGCTTTAAATGAACGTGAAAGGAAAGCCATAGAGACACATTCGATATTCGGTGAGCAGTATATACTACTTATTCCTGAGCTTAAAGCTTACTCTAATGTAGTAAGATATCATCATGAAAAATGGGATGGTAAGGGATATCCAGATGGACTTTTAGAAAACAACATACCTTTTTTATCTAGGATTATTTCAATAACCGATGTATACGATGCATTAACAAGTGAAAGAACTTATAGAAAAAAGGTATATACAAAAAAGGAAGCTCTGAAGATCATTGTGGATGGAGCTGGAACCCAATTTGATCCAAGACTAACTAAACTATTTATTGAAAATATTAATAATGTTTTAGATCCATATGAATCAATGAAGGAAGCTACATGCAATTAA
- a CDS encoding copper amine oxidase N-terminal domain-containing protein, translating to MRKCISLIIVLTLTLALLIPCFAEDNNYKMDENGNLIKVDENFDNIVNVTVNEVEVKFKDAKPFINKQERTVVPVRFIAEALGAKVDWNGETRTVFIDQEQKHIELVIGAMEATVDSEIIKFDTKAEIYFNRTFVPLRFVSEALGAKVGWNGETKTVTVDTKSGEVVQPQTPSEQNIEKIVQNLKDDELKEVVKNVSNIYVAGRDTGEDIMYNSEGKTGLYDTEIMISYCEYYNNTLITVYPTFYKKDSSVLKEMLKVYYPTQFETVYAYVTDTMKNSEYTKGKAKEFIYDKRSFACAKGEMAVSIYIGGEANE from the coding sequence ATGAGAAAATGTATTAGCTTAATAATTGTACTGACATTAACTTTGGCACTGCTTATACCGTGTTTTGCCGAGGATAACAACTATAAGATGGACGAAAATGGAAACCTTATTAAAGTTGATGAGAATTTTGATAACATAGTTAATGTAACTGTAAATGAAGTTGAGGTAAAATTTAAAGACGCTAAACCCTTTATAAACAAGCAGGAAAGGACGGTTGTCCCAGTAAGATTTATAGCAGAAGCTTTAGGAGCCAAGGTTGATTGGAATGGAGAAACGAGAACTGTATTTATAGACCAAGAACAAAAACATATTGAATTAGTAATAGGTGCCATGGAGGCTACAGTTGATTCAGAAATCATAAAATTTGATACCAAGGCAGAAATATACTTTAATAGAACTTTCGTTCCATTAAGGTTTGTTTCAGAGGCTCTAGGGGCAAAGGTTGGATGGAATGGAGAGACAAAAACAGTAACTGTTGATACTAAAAGTGGGGAAGTGGTACAACCACAAACACCTTCAGAACAAAATATTGAGAAAATTGTTCAAAATCTAAAAGATGATGAACTAAAAGAAGTTGTTAAAAATGTTTCAAATATATATGTTGCAGGAAGAGATACCGGAGAGGATATTATGTACAATTCAGAAGGAAAAACAGGGTTATATGATACAGAGATAATGATATCCTATTGCGAGTACTACAACAATACATTAATAACAGTTTATCCTACGTTCTACAAGAAAGATTCTTCAGTACTTAAAGAAATGCTTAAAGTTTATTATCCAACTCAATTTGAAACAGTGTATGCTTATGTAACTGATACAATGAAGAATTCAGAATATACTAAAGGAAAAGCAAAAGAGTTTATTTATGACAAGAGAAGTTTTGCATGTGCAAAAGGTGAAATGGCAGTTAGTATATACATAGGAGGCGAAGCCAATGAATAA
- a CDS encoding DUF2786 domain-containing protein, producing MNVKIVEKVQKLLALSESCNEHEAELAMLKAQELLIKHKLSMQEVKDFKIHNSIIKEKRSKITFTKAKWKAHLARLIGDNFGCYHFFKTKNTNTIVFFGREEDVEVCNIVLEYAVDCIDNSIKKLQYKYRKDGLSVKGLGNDYAIGFIEGLREQFEEQKKKHQEWGLVLVKDKEVVEEYEQKEFEGSVNTAIKFKGHKDIYFKGHEDGQNFSISDKIAEGTEETLMALQSG from the coding sequence ATGAATGTAAAGATAGTAGAAAAAGTACAAAAACTTCTTGCATTAAGTGAAAGTTGTAATGAACATGAAGCAGAATTAGCAATGCTAAAAGCCCAAGAGTTGCTAATCAAGCATAAACTATCAATGCAAGAAGTTAAAGATTTTAAAATACATAATAGCATCATAAAAGAAAAAAGGAGTAAAATAACATTTACAAAAGCTAAATGGAAAGCACATTTAGCAAGACTTATCGGGGATAATTTTGGTTGTTATCACTTCTTTAAAACTAAGAATACCAATACAATTGTATTCTTTGGAAGAGAAGAAGATGTTGAAGTATGTAATATAGTTTTAGAATATGCTGTTGACTGCATAGATAATTCTATAAAGAAATTGCAATATAAGTATAGAAAAGATGGTTTAAGCGTAAAAGGATTAGGAAATGACTATGCAATAGGTTTTATAGAAGGTTTAAGAGAACAATTTGAGGAACAGAAAAAGAAACATCAAGAATGGGGACTGGTTCTAGTCAAGGACAAAGAAGTCGTGGAAGAATACGAACAAAAAGAATTTGAAGGGTCAGTAAATACAGCAATTAAATTTAAGGGGCATAAAGATATATATTTTAAAGGTCATGAAGATGGACAAAATTTCAGTATTTCAGATAAAATTGCCGAAGGGACAGAAGAAACTCTCATGGCATTACAAAGTGGTTAG
- a CDS encoding C39 family peptidase: MSLLKIIKKYRKRFMVIGVIAVIIALLWSMLIPIIGIYKVKMIFMDMFKKKNTDSSIEMGVDIASEDLEGLIDEMQEDIFKINNYPIYLEDIKKALEREKETYSQQKFKHNIQKIKLKKETNNFSLSKKEVVEGEVDLKEIEYDYRVPWQIISATDFYLMQDKMDYTLKSLLPTYTYEYFKEIKFKFFEQPNSFINKDKANHKININRDSTVPYDDLNYKFYAIGSKEPVGANRYDSIEDEKTIIERKHYKKTQKGWKSTGTSKKVKRYITKVEPSLKIKEIITPLKKINYKYTRHQVFDQLIAEDKNIDRDYDDSGNATKKTITKIKKYKSYDKIEIEEVLEEDNSIVFAQFLDNVGIGEENADDFRETVSLYPGGYYIAAGMRENYIDQYLDDHLKIVSELKNPVFGFIGDIVIEPSELLLPIPRFSQIDSRWSKIRYGDSTIGRGGCGPTSASMVITGLTKDIVTPVDAARISVENGCKDPKGTTWRFFRIIANEYNIRSNQYSTKDYQRVLDELKEGNPAIASMGPGHFTSKGHFIVLAGIDENGHVIVNDPYDPFNIKNRPWDFRIILNEAKQFWTFKNP; this comes from the coding sequence ATGAGCCTATTAAAGATAATAAAAAAATATAGAAAAAGATTTATGGTAATAGGGGTAATAGCAGTTATTATAGCACTCCTATGGTCCATGCTCATACCAATAATAGGTATATATAAAGTTAAAATGATATTCATGGATATGTTTAAAAAGAAGAATACTGATTCAAGCATAGAAATGGGAGTGGATATCGCATCGGAGGATCTCGAAGGTCTTATCGATGAAATGCAGGAGGATATATTTAAAATTAATAACTATCCAATATATCTAGAGGATATAAAAAAAGCCCTTGAAAGGGAAAAAGAAACATATTCTCAGCAAAAATTCAAACATAATATACAGAAAATAAAGTTAAAGAAAGAAACTAATAATTTTAGCTTGAGTAAAAAGGAAGTGGTAGAAGGTGAAGTTGATCTTAAGGAAATAGAATATGATTATAGGGTTCCGTGGCAAATAATAAGTGCTACGGATTTTTATTTGATGCAAGATAAGATGGACTATACATTGAAAAGTTTACTACCTACATATACCTATGAATACTTTAAGGAGATAAAATTTAAATTCTTTGAACAGCCAAATAGTTTTATAAATAAAGATAAGGCTAATCATAAAATTAATATAAATAGGGACTCCACAGTGCCCTATGACGATTTAAATTATAAATTCTATGCTATAGGGTCAAAAGAACCCGTAGGGGCAAATAGATATGACTCAATTGAGGATGAAAAAACAATAATTGAAAGAAAACATTATAAAAAGACACAAAAAGGATGGAAATCTACAGGTACAAGTAAGAAAGTAAAGAGATATATCACAAAGGTAGAGCCTTCTCTAAAGATAAAAGAGATAATAACTCCCCTTAAAAAGATAAACTATAAATATACAAGACATCAAGTTTTCGATCAGCTTATAGCTGAGGACAAAAACATTGATAGGGACTATGATGACAGTGGAAATGCTACTAAAAAGACAATAACAAAAATCAAAAAATATAAAAGCTATGACAAAATAGAGATTGAGGAAGTTTTAGAAGAAGACAATTCTATAGTATTTGCTCAGTTTCTGGACAATGTTGGAATAGGGGAAGAGAATGCCGATGATTTCAGAGAAACGGTGTCCCTTTATCCAGGAGGATACTATATAGCGGCTGGTATGAGGGAAAATTATATAGACCAATATTTGGATGATCATTTGAAAATAGTAAGCGAACTTAAAAATCCAGTTTTTGGATTTATAGGAGATATTGTTATAGAACCTTCAGAGCTACTACTTCCAATTCCAAGATTTTCACAGATTGACTCAAGATGGTCAAAAATAAGATATGGAGATTCTACAATAGGTCGTGGAGGATGCGGTCCAACTTCAGCAAGTATGGTTATAACTGGTTTAACAAAGGATATAGTAACACCAGTAGATGCAGCTAGAATTTCAGTTGAAAATGGATGCAAAGATCCTAAAGGGACGACATGGAGATTTTTTAGAATAATAGCTAATGAATATAACATAAGATCTAATCAGTATTCTACAAAGGATTATCAAAGGGTTTTAGATGAACTCAAGGAGGGAAACCCTGCAATAGCTAGTATGGGTCCTGGGCACTTTACATCAAAGGGGCACTTTATAGTTTTAGCTGGGATTGATGAGAATGGTCATGTAATAGTAAATGATCCCTATGATCCATTTAATATAAAAAATAGGCCCTGGGACTTTAGAATAATTCTAAATGAAGCAAAGCAGTTTTGGACCTTTAAAAATCCATAG
- a CDS encoding AP2 domain-containing protein: MTRIKDITGRKYGRLTAIEPTTKRQQGGVVWKCECDCGNKEVYASRANLEQGHVQSCGCLKAEKVVKRNKIRQTKDITSQKFGRLTAIEPTMERRHGSVIWKCKCKCGNDVYVSVSNLISGNTLSCGCLNRELAKENAARNMFEFKEKNCVAGTRLNAINNNKLNKNNTTGYKGVYLRKKDGKYTAQIEFQGKRYFLGSKDTAEEAAGLRKDAEKELHGKFLEWYNNRKK, from the coding sequence ATGACTAGAATAAAAGATATTACAGGTCGTAAGTACGGTAGATTAACAGCTATAGAACCAACTACGAAAAGGCAACAAGGGGGTGTAGTTTGGAAATGTGAGTGCGACTGTGGAAACAAGGAAGTATATGCTAGTAGAGCTAACTTAGAGCAAGGGCATGTTCAAAGTTGCGGCTGCTTAAAGGCAGAAAAGGTGGTAAAAAGAAATAAGATTAGACAAACAAAGGATATTACTAGTCAAAAATTTGGTAGGCTTACAGCAATAGAGCCGACTATGGAAAGACGACATGGAAGCGTGATTTGGAAATGTAAATGTAAATGTGGAAATGATGTGTATGTAAGCGTAAGCAATTTAATCAGTGGAAATACTCTAAGTTGCGGTTGTTTAAATAGGGAATTAGCTAAAGAAAATGCAGCAAGAAACATGTTTGAATTTAAAGAGAAAAATTGTGTAGCTGGAACTAGATTAAATGCCATTAACAACAATAAGCTTAATAAGAATAATACAACCGGGTATAAGGGAGTATATTTAAGAAAAAAGGATGGGAAATATACGGCACAAATAGAGTTCCAAGGGAAAAGATACTTTCTAGGGAGTAAAGATACAGCAGAAGAAGCAGCAGGGTTACGGAAAGATGCAGAAAAGGAACTGCATGGGAAATTTTTAGAATGGTACAACAATAGAAAAAAATGA
- a CDS encoding metal-dependent hydrolase: MNVKSHVTLGTATAFLVNPALSIPLTVTTVLSAAFGSMIPDLDHPKSKLNQKILPVKRNKATKMFVYCLLGSLLLYSNYIKFNSTLLNFIGAISIMIGISHHRGFTHSLAGVFIFYITVHLFTQKYGYVDQGKSFMVGYVSHLVSDFFTEHGIEALYPIDDKNYKAPLRFSTGGSIETVLSIGAMLFVAYRIIDIYG; the protein is encoded by the coding sequence ATGAATGTAAAAAGTCATGTAACACTAGGAACTGCTACTGCTTTTTTAGTAAATCCAGCACTTAGTATTCCATTAACAGTAACTACTGTTTTATCTGCAGCTTTTGGATCTATGATTCCGGATCTTGATCATCCCAAAAGCAAATTGAATCAAAAAATATTACCTGTAAAAAGGAATAAAGCCACTAAGATGTTTGTTTATTGTTTATTGGGTTCATTATTACTTTATAGTAATTACATAAAATTTAATAGTACATTACTAAATTTCATTGGAGCAATTTCAATAATGATTGGGATATCCCATCATAGAGGATTTACTCATTCATTAGCTGGGGTATTCATATTTTATATAACAGTACACCTTTTCACACAAAAGTATGGATATGTAGACCAAGGAAAAAGCTTTATGGTAGGCTACGTTTCACATCTTGTATCAGACTTTTTTACAGAACATGGAATAGAAGCTTTGTATCCTATTGATGATAAAAATTACAAAGCTCCTTTGCGTTTCAGTACAGGAGGAAGTATAGAAACGGTGTTGTCTATAGGAGCAATGCTATTTGTGGCTTATAGAATTATAGATATATATGGATAA